The Primulina huaijiensis isolate GDHJ02 chromosome 9, ASM1229523v2, whole genome shotgun sequence genomic interval AGCCCCCCGTGGGTGGACTTCGGTCTAGGCGGGATCCTTGGGTGAACTTCGGCCCATGAAACTTTACTCATAAAACTCTCCACACCTGGTTGATGGAGTCATGCCTCCCCATGTTTTGCACCTAAGACCTCCAGGGGGCTTTACATTTATTATGTTGTCTAGAACCGGAGCTTAGGATTTCTATATCGGTTTTTTAGAGATACGTAAGTATTGTCTGAGATATCATGGCTGATTGTGCATTTCTATGTGATGCATTTTACTTGGCATGCTATTCTAGTGCATGTCTTGTGTCACGATTATTATGCTTCATGCATATCACTTTGAACCTATCATACCATCGATATATTGTGACGGCGCAGAGTCTAAACTAAGCATGTTGGTTTTTGGCGTGATCCCTGGTAACCAGTACACTTTGCATACATGTATCATATAGAAATATATGCTCATACTTTCATATAGGGCGATTTATCGCTCACGTCCTCAGTTTTATGTTCTTGGACATCAATTCCACAGGACATGTCTTAGATTGAACAGACCCCGTGGGGGAAAGCAATGAGCCAGCAGTGATAAAAGGAGGAGGtttatttcagtttttcaagtttttaataaacaatgtCATTGTGAATTTTTTGCATTTGACTGTatgtaaataaaaattattattattattgtatatCTTAATCAGAAATTtagtataattatttttaaaaaactaagaGTCTTTGTTTTTTGAAGAGCAGGCCACTCGCCAAGAGCGAGAGGAAAATGCTGAGGGCCACCAGAATAGGGTTGAAGAGACACAGTCCCTCCCAAGTGGGGAGAATATTGAGATGGGAGAGATGTGGAAGAAAATACAAATGTTGAGGCATCAGTTAGGAAGCAGAGCGCCGACACCCAATAGAGAATGTCCTTTTTCACTCTCCATTCTAGAAGAAGAGCTTCCTTCAAATTTTTGACAGTCAAACGTAGGAGCGTACGATGGACATACTGAccccgaggaacacttggggGGGTTTGGGAATGCGGTTTTGTTACATCAATATTCAGATGGGGTCAGGTGCAGGTTGTTTCTGGGCACGGTGGCAAGGTCAGCCCAACAAtggtttaacaccttgcagccCAAGTCCATACAGTCTTTCGAGGAGTTTTCTACGGCTTTCTTACACCGATTCGCTAGCAGCAAGAGGCACCAGAAAAACAATTTGAGCATGTTCGTGATGAAACAACAAGAAACTGAAACTTTACGAGAAtttgtccagcgtttcaacAGTGCAGCGCTGGAGATACCAGCAGCTACtcctgacatcatgataagtgcctttatCCAAGGACTGAGAGGATGAGAGTTCTTTAAATCGTTGGTCAAGAAACCTCCATCAAGTTATGATGATCTATTATCTCGgacaaaaaatatgtaaatctagAAGACGCCCAATGACATAAGAGGATGGAGCAACGGCCTGTGGGAAGAAGAGTTGAGGGGGCGAAGAGAGGAGTTAGCAAGAGGAGTGCAGGTGAAACGGAGGAGGACAAAACTAGAGGtagaggacaattctcatcaCATTTTCCTCTTAATAGGAATCGGGATAAAGTGATGGAGGTAAGGGAATCAGGGGAGAGGGGGGAGAAGTTGCAGAGGGTGGAGAGCAGTGCTAGGTTTCCGCCGCTGGGCAGGCAAGAAGAATCCCCATCCGAGAGTGAACCGAGATCTCGCCCGTCCTCTCGATGAGGTCGAGGCCTTCCATGGATAAATCAGAGGGTCAGGGAGCAGAGAAGGGAAGGTCAAGATCAAGATGTCCCTCAGGAACCCGTTGAACCGATGAGGGGAAGGAATGAGGACAACCTCACTATGAGAGTAATAATTCATATGATCTCGAggggtgctactgatggagactccggGCGAGCTCGGAAAGCACATGGGAGAAGGTTGAAGAATTTTGAGAAATTTAGGGGTGCGGACTTACCCCAGGATTCTGCCATCAACTTTGGGCCAGAAGACCTTCGAGATGTTGTGGCTCCacataacgatgccttggtggtgaCAGCCACCATTATCAATTACGATGTGGGACGGATCTTTATTAATAATGGAAGCTCCGCGAATATCTTTTTCAAGAGCACTCTATATCAGATGAAGGTGGAAGGATTTGAGTTCGAGCTGATCTCTACTCCTCTATATGGGTTTGCAGGACATGCTATTTCGCCATTTGGTCAAATTGTCATTCTTCTATCTTTGGGGAATGAGCCTCGGCGGGTAACAAAGATGGTAACATTTACTGTGGTGGACACCCCATCAGCGTATAATGGAATTCTGGGACGGCCAGCCCTAAATGATTTCAGAGCTGTAGCTTCCACATATCATCAGAAGCTGAAGTTTCCTGTGATAAAGAGGGTTGGAGTCCTGTGCGGAGACCAGAAAATCGCGAGTCGGTGTTATGAAGGAATAGTGAGGGAAGAAGGAAAGAGGGCGCGTGTGGAGGTCAATATGATTAGAAAGAGAAGAAGCGGGTTGCCCGTGGTAAGGAAGGAGATTCAGGAGGTGATGGATGAAGAGCCGGAGATCATAGTATTCGGGTCCGAAAAGAAGACACTCAGAATAGCCCCGGACCTTGACCCAAGGGTCGGGGAAGAACTCATTACTTGTTTACAGGCTAATCTCAGCGTGTTCGCTTGGTCGGCCCAAGAACTCACAGGGACGACTCCAGATGTTGCAGAGCATCGCTTGAACATCTTGCCTAATGCTCGCCCTATAAAACAGAAAAAAGACACTTCGGGTCTGAGAAAGATAAAGTTATATGAAAAGAGGTGGGAGAATTGCTTGAGGCTGGGCATATTCGAGAAGTGCAATTTCCTACTTTGCTATTGAATGGGACTCCCAAAGAGTTCAGGGAAGTGGAGGATGTGTGTGGACTTCAAAGATAAGGCGTGCcctaaatatttttatcatttgcCTCGGATAGATCAGTTGGTGGACTCCACAGCTGACATCAATATCTGTGCATGTTGGATGCTTATCAGGGGGTACCACCAAATCCCTTTGGCTGTGGAGGACCAAGATAAAGTGAGTTTCATTACCTCGGAAGGAACTTTCTGTTACGTGGTCACGTCCTTCGAACTCAAAAATATCAGAGCCACGTATCAGCGACTGATGGATAGAGTATTTTCTGGGCAGGTGGGAAGGAATGTCAAAGTGAACGTGGACAACATCATGATGAAGTCAAAGGACTCAACCCAGCTCATACCTGATTTAGTTGAAACCTTTTTCACCCTCAGGTCCTATGGGCTGAAGTTGAACCCTCAGAAGTGAATTTTTTGGGTGAAAGGTGGGAAGTTTTTGGGTTATATTGTTACAGAGAGGGAACTTGAGGCTAACCTAGAGAAGGTTCAAGCTATCCAAGATATGGTTTCTCCTCGAGGACCCAATGAGGTGCAAAAGTTAATAGGGAGGATTGCTGCACTGGCGAGGTTTATCTACAGGTCCGCTCACAGAAGCTTACCGTTCTTCTGGACTTTTCATAAggcgaaaaaatttaaatgggGTCCGGATTGCGAGAAAACTTTTAGAGAATTGAAAAAGTACCTTGCTAAGCTTCCTGTCCTGCGCAAACCGGCAGCATGTGAGCCTTTGTGGGTATATTTATCTACCACCAAGGGAGCTGTTAGTTCAGTCCTTGTCAAGCTAGAGGGATCAACTCAACAGCCGGTCTACTATGTTTCAAATGCACTCAAAGGGGCAGAGATAAGATACTCAGAGTTAGAAAAATTGGCTTTGGCTCTAGTGATGACGACGAGACGCTTTTGACCCTACTTCCTATCTCATCCAATTGTGGTGCTCACCAACAGTCCATTGGGTAGGATCTTAACTCATTCAGATATGTCTGGCCGTTTGGTTAAGTGGACTATTTATGAAGACTATCATAGCCGCTTGTCCTTTAGACCAGTGGGGAATTGATATTGTGGGGCCTTTCCCTATAGCTCTCGCTCAGAATAAGTTTCTGTTGGTAACAGTGGACTATTTTTCGAAATGGGTAGAAGTAGAGCCTTTGGCTAGGATCACCGAGAATGATATCTTGAAATTCTTGTGGAAGAGTATAGTTTGCAGATAGTGCCTAGAAGGCTGATATCTGATAATTGAAGAAATTAAAGAGATGAAGATCCAACATGTCTTTACCTCTGTAGCTTACCCGCAGAGTAATGGGCATGTGGAGGTGACTAATCGGACGCTAGTGCAGGGTCTAAAGGTTCGACTTGGCAAGGATAAGGGCAATTGGGTGGATGAACTACCAAGTGTCTTATGGGTTTACGGAACCACTCCGAGAGAAGGAATCAAAGAAACTCCTTTCAGTTTAGTCTAAGGTAATGAGGCGGTGCTCCTGTCTAAGATAGGATTGGAATCGGTGAGGGTGATGTTTTATGATGAAGATAATTATGTGAGACGGGCCACTAACCATGATCTGTTGGAAGAGAAGAGAAAGGCTGTAAGCATTCACATGGAAGCTTATAAGAATCGCATTGCGCAGTCTTATAATCGGAGGGTCGTTCAGATATGATTCAAGGTAGGTGACTTGGTCTTGAGGAAGGTGCAAGATGAGCAGAGAGGAAAGTTAGACCCAAAGTGGAAGGGTCCCTTCAAAGTGATCGAAAATCTTAATTCTGGAGCTTACTACTTAGAAAATGCGCAAGGCAAGGCCTTGAAAAGTTTATGTATTTCATCTTTAAATTTTCCTATGTAATCAAttggaattcaataaaatcaagttaTTCTTTTCATTTCATGAATGTTGTATTATTAGGgtgatataaattaaattttcttactAAGGCGTCGCTTAGTAGATGAGCAAAGTTGGTAAggagaaaatttattttcctgctaaggcattgtctagtagaggagaagagttgagaagaagaaaaactttattttcttgctaagacatcgcctagtagaggagcagagttgggaaagagaaaaattaaaattttcctactaaggagtcgcctagtagaggagtagagttgggaaggagaaaaattttattttcctactaaggcatcgcctagtagaggagcagagttgggaaggagaaaaattaaaattttcctcctaaggcgtcgcctagtagaggagtagagttgggaaggagaaaaattttattttcctactaaggtatCGCCTAGTTGAGGAGTAGAGTTGgaaaggagaaaaattaaaattttccNTATCACCTAGTTGAGGAGTAGAGTTGgaaaggagaaaaattaaaattttccaactaaggcatcgcctagtagaggagcagagttgggaatgaaaaaaattttattttcctgctaaggcatcgcctagtagaggagcagagttggaaaagagaaaaattttattttgatgctAAGatatcgcctagtagaggagcagagttgggaaggagaaaaattaaatttttctacgAAGATATCGCCTAGTGGAGGAGCAGAGTTAGggagaagaaaaattaaaattttctactaaggcatcgcctagtataGGAGCATAGTTGGGGaggataaaaattaaattttcttactAAGACATCgcttagtagaggagcagagttggagagacgaaaattaaattttcctactaaggtatGGCCTAGTAGAGGGAGGAAcagagttggggaggagaaaaattaaaatttttctactaAGGCATCGTATCGTGGAggaggaaattttttattttcctgctaagaaaTCACCTAGCAAAGGGGTTAGAGGATAAGGTcgtagaaatttttattttgctgcCAAGGCATCGCCCAGCAGAGGAGTTAGGAGTGAAAGGGTGAAGTTCTTATCGCTTTCTTGCTAAGAGTCATGGGGCGAAGAGGTTGAGCTTTTATTATCTAGACTGTACCTAATAATGGAGAAGTGGAGAAGAGATCGAAAGTCATATATTAACTACTTAGGATGTGCCTAGTAGAAGAGAAGTAGAGGTGAAACAAAAGTTAGATTTTATTTACTAAGTTAGGTGTTGCAGAAGAAATGATGCGACCAGAAAGAGAGAGCTTCGCTAAGCTCGCACTTTGCAGATTTTATTTTACCctaatggtttaaaaacatcAAAGATAAACTCAGAAGAAGCAGTAAATTCAAATGAAAAATACTCAATGTGGCATAAAACGAGTTTCGTACATATCAAAAGTGCGCAAAAGGAGATAACCAGATAAAAGCGTCATAGAATCCATAGTCACATAATAGTACGGAAAGTAAAGCAATGCAGTGCATGACAAATACGGTCCGAAGGCATACATCGTCTGCATAAATGAAAAAATAGCATAAGTAAAGAAGAACGGTCTAAGAATCAGGAGAGAGACTCGTTATGAAATCCTCAATGTCGATGAAGTCGGTGGGAGCGCCTGGCGGAGGGTAGCCGTGAGCCTTGAAGAGGTCGACTGCAACCTCGAAACCCACCTCCAAGTAATGATAAGCTTTAGGACCACAAATCTCGTTTAATTCTTCAGACTTGAGGAATTCTTCCTTGAACGAGGAGTCTTCTGTAGCATGTTGCGCCTTGGCGTCTTTAAGGTCCCTGCGGACTTGTGTCGTTTCAGCTCGAGAACTCTTTAACTCTTCTTTCAGCTTCTGGATCTCTTTCGCTTGGTCTTCTGTCAATCGCTGAAGCTCTTGTTTCTCCTTCAGAAGCTCATCACGTCGAGCTTGGGACTCCGAAAGCTCTTTTGCATGTGTCGCTTTCGCGTCGTCTATGGTCGCCTGGAGTTGGCCACGAAGAGCTTTACCTTCGTGTAAATCGTGGCAGGCGCTTGACCTGATAAAGTCGGCCCGCTCAACCAACTCCCCAAGATACATGATGCCCTGAATAAAGGATACAAAAGTGAGAGAACGAGAAAATATCAATCTTATATTGACTATCAAGTTAAAGTTTGAAAAGAGAAATATACCTCGGTAAGGCTGCTGCATGTCCGACGGGCTAAATCAGACCACAACAGTGAACTCAAGAAAGATGCGTCTGCGTGGGAGGGGAGATGAAATAATAGCTTTTGAGCTATGTGAGTAGGGCCTCGGCCCACGCTAACTGACTCCGAGGTATACAAAGGATGTATCGCCAGCCCAAAAGGATGCTCATCATCTGATCCAAACACCTATAAGGAAGAGGCTGCTGTGACTGAAATCTCGAAGATTTTGCGCTTCTCTTTCTGTTGGACTGAAGGGCTGGGGTCAGTAGACGTCTTCTCTTTGCCAGAATGAGGAGGAGACTCAGCCTGAGAAGGCGGGGAGGAGACTCGCTTCTGGGTGGAGGAGGATGATCCTACCTTCTTATTTTTCGCGGCAGTAGGTGAGATGGCAAGCTTCTTCACAGCAGTAGAACAGTTTCCCTTCGTGTCTGTCGTGGCTGCAGGGATAGCTGGCTTCTTGGATACTGATGTTGAACCCCCTGCCTTCTTATTCGCAGCCTCACAGAGCATTACGACATTCATGACTCTAGTACCTGCGAATAAAAACAATGAAACAAATGAGAATATTATCACCGAACACAATaagcaaaagaaaaacaaaaaatgtgaAAAGATGAGAATATCTACCAGCGTCCTCCTGTAGCTTAATTTTTGCGGGACTCAACCCAGCATGGCACAAGAGATCTTCAGATAAGAGTTGGGGAATACTAAAGCATCAATCTCCTAGTACTCTCATTATGCGCATATATTCCTTATCTTTCTTTTAACCCTTGGAGAGCTTAGGCTTGATAAAAGTAGGTACCAATCCGTGGAGCAGGTTAACTCCTTGGGAGGCTggataaaaaagaaatattttttccaatCCTTCATATGACTAGGGGCTCCATCAAAAAGCTTATGGCTAGAACATGAGGTCAAGTAAAAAGGTCCTTCTAACGACTTGGCTAAGACCAGGAAGTAGGAAAAAATGGTGCAATTTAAAGGAAGATctaatgtagaacccgtaacttagactacgt includes:
- the LOC140985339 gene encoding uncharacterized protein, translated to MYLGELVERADFIRSSACHDLHEGKALRGQLQATIDDAKATHAKELSESQARRDELLKEKQELQRLTEDQAKEIQKLKEELKSSRAETTQVRRDLKDAKAQHATEDSSFKEEFLKSEELNEICGPKAYHYLEVGFEVAVDLFKAHGYPPPGAPTDFIDIEDFITSLSPDS